Below is a genomic region from Flammeovirgaceae bacterium SG7u.111.
GTTCTTCTTCTTCAATTACCTCATTGATAATCGATGTTACATCATATCCGTCTAGTGATTGCCTGTTATTAAATATACCACTTGTATGAAGGTAAAATCCGTTAAATAATTCGAAGTTATGTCCAACCCGGAAATTGTCATTTAGGTAGTACGTCGAAGTACTGAGTAAATTGAGGTACGCATCATAAGGGTTTACAGAGAAAAAAGACCTGCCTCCAGAAAAATAGAAATCTGCCAGTTTGTGGGGGTTGTACCTCATCCAAAACCTTGAATTGCCTTGTAAATCGACATTTCTCAGACCAAAGTTGGCACTTCCACTCACGCTCATCATTTTGCCATTTTTCCACCGCTTAAAAAGCGAAGCATATGGACCCAGGCGAAGACCTCCAATTACTTCAAAATTGATCAGGCTAGTTAAAGAAGTAATGTAGATATCGGTTTTCTTTTCCATATTCCTGAAACCTATGCCATGGAGCAGCACTTCACCCAAAGTGATTTTATTATAAGCTGCTTGCACAGAGTCTTTGTATTCTTTGCTATTGATCACCGCTTCTATGCTGTCTCTGTACAGTACCGTTTTTTTCTGCTGCAGAGTGAGTGCTTCTGGGCGAGACTTGTTCCAATAGGTGGAGTCTTTTTCGTAGGCTTCTTTGGTGGTTAAACTGACCTCATTCCCAAAAAACTTAGGGGGGAAATCAAAGTCCTTTTCATATTCTTTTTGGTGAATAATGGTATTTCCCCTAAAAGTTTTGTTTCTGTTTTGCCTGCTTTCGTAGATAAATTCTTGCCGGTAAGGCACCCAAACGCTATCCCCAATGGATTTGTAATCTTGTTTCAGCTCAAAGGCATCGTATATTTTCAGCCCGCCCTTATTCAGTTCAAGATGCAACCTGTTGATGTTCCACAAGCCATCGTTGATGTACAAATAGCCTTTACAGGTAGAGTTACCCGATTTTCGGGGGATTACCTCTATTTTATAAACCACTTGCCCATTTTCACTCAGAATATCTTCGAGTTTGTATTTATAAGAAAGGATAGAAGTTCGGCTTATGGGGGAAATTACAGGAGCTTCCGCAATTCCTTTTAAGGCTATCAAGTTTTGGTAAAAGTTAAAATCAGTCTCGCTAAAGCGGGGAATAAATAGCCCAGAAGTATTTCCATATGCCTTGTACCCATTCCTGATTTCCTTGTATTTATTTGGATATTGGTAATTCAGCTCAACCTCGATTTCAAGCATATTCAGCTGCTTAGTCGCCAATTGTTTTTGCCTTTCCGCCTCAAAAGGATCTTCGGGTATGCCTGCTACCTCTATGCTTACTTCTTCTTTGTCATTTTTCTTTTTCACCTCCACCGTTTCTGTAGCCTTCACATACAATTGGCTCTTGAAACTTTGGACACTTGTGAGGTTATTCTTTTTATTGTCGATCACAAACTGGATGATTTCATACGCTGGATCTTTTCTTTTAGACCGAATGATGATTTCGTCTAGCTCAGTACTGGATGTTTGCAGCCATACATTTTCTTCAATTATGTCATCTCCTATAGTGACTTGTATAGTTTGGGTTTCGAAACCTACTGCCGAAAAAACTACATCGTAAATACCGGGATTCGAAGTGAAGAAATACTCTCCGTTAAAGTTGGTAGTTGTTCCGGTCTGTAATTGCTTGAAAAAGATGTTGACAAAAGGAATAGGCTCTTGTTTTTCGTTCCTTACCGTGCCTTTTATGCCCTGTGCATGGGTACTGTTGCATAAAATAATAAGCAAGAGCAAGCCGGTAATCACTGGTTCTGAACCCTTGAGTCGGAGGTAGATTTGTGCCAATAGTGATAATTAATTAGTGGATAGTTGAAAATTAGTACAAATGTTTTACGTGTATTTTCCCGGTTGGAAATAATACACAAATAGTAGACGCCAAGAAACAGTATTCCGGAAGTGTACTGATGGCATCAAGGAGGTTTCTGCAGTTACCCGATTTTTCCTATACAATGTGTTGTAGGCTTAAGAGGTTGCTTGCGTGTGAACCTGTTTTTCCAAGGTAGCTGGTTTCATTAGCTATAAATCTCCGATCTGCCATGAAGTACTACACCTGAGAAATGGCTCGGTTCGCTGGGTTTTGTCTTCTATGTAAAAAATTTTTGAAATAAGTTCAAATACACAAAATCTAGTGAGGCTCAAAAAAAAATGGGAGGTTGCGCTGCATTTGCAGCTTTTTTTTTAAACTTCGTCTGTTCAACAAATTCTAGCTAAAACGGATTTGTTTCATAAATTCCCTAACCTTAATTACAGTTTAAAAATGAAAAGACTTTTTTTAATCACAATTACCCTCATCACCTTTGCTTCATTGAGCCAAGCACAAGACGACAAAGAGTTGTTGCCTCCAGAAGCTACAGAATTTTACACACCCACAATAAGAAAAATTGACCCGGGAAATGCAACTACAGCCCCTTCCGATGCCATCGTGTTGTTCAACGGCAACGACCTTTCAGCTTGGGAAGGCCAAAAAGGCAGCAGGCCAAAATGGAAAGTAGAAGGCGATCATTTTACCGTTGAGCCAAAAACGGGTGGAATTACTACCAAGCAAAGCTTTGGCGATATGCAGTTGCACATAGAATGGAGATCACCCCAAGAAGTAAAAGGCGAAGGCCAAGGCAGGGGAAACAGTGGTGTTTTCCTAATGGGGAGGTACGAAGTACAAGTGTTGGATTCGTATGAGAGCAAGACCTATGTAAACGGGCAAGCTGGTAGTATTTATAAGCAATCGCCCCCGCTAGTAAATGCGATGAAACCTGTCGATCAATGGGAAGTCTATGATATCATTTGGAAAGCTCCAAGGTTCAATAAAGACGGCGCTTTGGTAAGCCCCGCTTACGTAACCGTTCTTCATAATGGGATAGTGGTGCAAAACCATTTCCAGCTTATGGGACCAACGGAATACAGAGGAATTCCTTATTACAAAGCACATGAGGATAAATTACCAATTTCCCTGCAAGATCATGGAAATCCTGTGAGCTACAGAAATATCTGGGTAAGAGAACTGTAGAAACTGCTTTTTGGATAAACGGGCTGCTTTCACCATGAAAGCAGCCCGTTTTTTTAGATTTCTGTAAGGGGAAAATGGCGTGTACAACCAATACTCAAAAAAATGCCTTAATTTCCCGTCTGAATTAAGGTTTTATGCATCAATCACAACCATATGAAAACTATACTAATAGCCTTTACAGTATTTTTGCGCAAAGCCACCAAGAAGAAATCCTCGAATTTCAGGAGCATTTGAACCACGAGTTCAAAGACCCAAAAGAATCTCCTTTGACCGAAGAAGATATAAAGACTTTTGAGCACTTGGACTTTTTCCCCATCAACAAGAAATACAAGGTAACCGCTAAGTTCCAAAGAACTAGGAATTCCATTCCCTTTAAAATGAAAACTACCACGGACAGAACGCCCACCTACGAAGTATATGGAATAGCTACATTTGAGTTTGAGGGAAAAGAATACAAACTGAACATCTACCAAAGCCACGATTTGAGGCTGATGCCACAATATGCAAAGCATTTATTCCTTCCTTTCACCGACCTTACCAACGGCAAAGAATTTTACGGAGGAGGCAGGTTTATGGACTTAGAAATTCCTGAGGGTGACAGCATCGTTATCGATTTCAACAAGGCTTATAACCCTTACTGTGCTTACAATGGAAAGTATTCTTGCCCCATTCCCCCCAAAGAAAACGACCTTTCCATTGAGGTAAAAGCGGGAGTGAAAAAATATGGGAAACATTAAGAAGCTGATGAATAGATATGTGAAAAAGTAGTTCCCATGCTTAAACCTTTCTCATAAAAGTGATAGAGAGATCGCTAGAAGCATAATTTTACAGAAAAATTTGCAAAGCAATTCGGTTTAGGTATAAATTAGGGAATACTAGCCTAATACATTTTCCCAACCAAAAACTTTTTCAATAAAACCAATCAGAAAAATGAACCAAGAAAGCCGTTGGTACGAAAACAAAATATTACTCCTTTTCTCGCTTCTTTTTATGTACCCCGTTGGGTTGATTTTTTTGTGGATTAGGAAGACGAGTACAGTTAAAAAAGTGTTTTTCACTGCGGTAGGAGGATTTGCCGCGCTATTTACCACCACCTTTACTTTCGGGATACTTTTTGCTATTTTCCACACCACAGATTATTATGCCAACGGTATGAGGGACTATGAAAATAAAGCCTATGCCCAGGCGGTGCATTCCTTTAACCAAGTTCCCGAAGACGATGAAATGTATGCAGAGGCACAAAAAAAGCTGACCGAAGCCCAAGAGCAAATAAAGTTGGAAGAAGCCCGCAAGGAAAGTATCCGTAATACGGCTTACAATGATCTGTCGGCGAATGTGGAACCTCTTATAAGTGGTCAACAAAATTATTCTGTGCTGCTGTACGATATGGAAAGCCCGAGCTCAGGAAGTGAAGATGTGTATCAACAAAAGTACAAGGTTGTATTGGAAAATGCCGAGGGAATTCCTTATGATACTATCACCGATTGGATGACGGTAAGCGATACTGCTTTTGATTATTTCATAGAAGACCAGGGCATGGAGCTTATGGGTGTTTCTGATCAACAAGTGAGTAGGCACAGCAGCCCTCCTGGTTATAATCGCTACGTGGGCAACACGCAATATGGTACATGGCACACCGATAGCAGTGGTGATAGTTTTTGGGAGTTTTATGGTAAGTATACCATGCTCCGAAGTATTTTTGGCTATTCCAGACCTATTTACCAATATTCTTACCACGATTACAACGATTATTACAGAGGGAGGACTTCGTATTATGGACCACCTTCCACCACGGGGAAAGGCTATGCCTACGGGACTGGAAGTGCAAATGCATCCAAGCAAAACCCGAGAGGTCTTTCGGCAAAAGTACAGAGTAGGGTAACCCGAAGTGGAAGTAGTGGGTACACGGCTAAAAGCTCTTTCAAGTCGAACGTGAATAATTCCATAACCAGAAGTAGCAGCCGAATAAGCAGATCGAATTCCCGAACTTCTTCTATGCGAACTAGCTCTTCTTCGAGCCGAGGTGGAAAGTAAGTTTTTTTGGGATGCCTATTTATTCAACCAACGGGGATTTACTCCGTTGGTTTTTTTATGCCTTTTTCTTATTTACTTTTCTAAACACAAAAAAGCTCCACCATAATGGTGGAGCTCCTGTCTAATTTATATAACCTAATCTTATTTATTTCTTAATAAACCTCTTAGAAGAAGAATAATTTCCGAGTTCTACTTTTAATAAATACAAACCTTGAGGCAGTTGGTCTATCGGCATATTTACCTCGAAACTGTAGCCTGTTTTTTTAGTATTAAGCTCCAACAACTGTTTGCCTAACAGGTTGAATACTCCAATTTTCATCTCTCCTTTTTGTTCGTTGTCCAGGGCTAAGAATACCTCTTGGCTAGCAGGATTCGGATAAAGTTGCAATCCGTTTAGCTCAGCAAAATCTCCTAATCCATTGATGATAGTAGGCTCAGAGATGAAGCGGCACTGATCGTTAAATACTTCCACTTGGTAGCCTCCTGGGTCGGAAGCGGTAATGCTTCTGTTGGTTGCCCCTGCAATGGCTACACCGTCTTTGTACCACTGATAATTAGATGAAACCAAGGAGCTTTCAAGGGTTTCGCCATCAATAAGAATGATAGGAACTGCCAAGCCAGAGTTGTTTTCATTTACTTCTACATTTCTCACAAGCGTTCTGGTAAGCGTTCCGTCAGACACTTTTAACGTGACCGTATAAGTACCGGGGAAGCTATAAATATGGTTTGGATGCTGTTCTGTCGATGTATTCCTTTCAGGGAATTGCTTGTCTCCAAAATCCCATTCCCAGCTAGTTGGGCTACCTGTACTTTTGTCTTCAAACTGGGCTTTTCCAAGCTCGCAGAGCAAATCAGCTTCAAAAGCACCGAACAGTGCATCGGAGCAATCGCCTATGAGCCAGCCGATGCTTTCCACCGAAATAGTACTGTTGTTTCCCGATACATAATCTGTTCTTCCCTCAATGGCTACATTGGTTACGTTGATGTAATCGAAGCAGAAACGGAGCGTAGGATCGTCTGTTTCAAGCGTGGCAAGTCCACCTTCTCCTTGTATCACAATTGGGTTTGCGGCAGTTCCCATCACACTAAAATCTTCGTTGATGAAGTGGGAAACGCCTCCTTGGAAGCTGATACTTGAACCAGCCGTAGCCGTAAGCGAATCTATCACCGAAGCTCCTGTAAGTTGGATGCTGCCGTCCACCGTTAATTTATTGAACGAATTGTTGTTACCTTCTATGGTCAGGTCTACGCCTTCGGCAATGATGTTATGGAATTGCTTTCCACCGCCGTCGAATGTAAAGCTGCTAGCACCATCTGCATTAGAAAAGCGAATGGTAGAGTTTTCAAAGTCGGCTAAAAGAGTAGAGCTTAGGCTAAATTGCTCAGTAATAAGTAATTCGCTATTGGTAATGTTCAATTCTTGCCCTGCCCCAAAAGTGACATCAAAAGAAGGGGAGGTTATTTTTTTATCAACAGCGCTCAAGCTGCCACTTTCTATGGTAATACTTTTTGTGGTAAGATCTGAAAGCATGTTCCAAGAAGCACTGTTGGCTTTGATAATTATATCCGATTCAGCCAAAGTCATTGCCGGTGCTTTTATCGAGTTCTTTTTGGTGATGGGTCCGCTCAGTTCTACAGCTCCGTTGGTGAATTTTACCAGTTCCGAATCTATAGTGAAGTTCCCGTTTACCGAAAGGGTATTTGTACCAAGATCAAACGTAGCATTGTTGGCATTTTCTTTCCAAGTAATATTGAAACATGCAGCATCGTCATTGAACGTGATACTAGCATTGTCGGTCGTAATGGAGTTAGCATCGAATACCACAGGATTTGTAATGCTCGGGACACCAACGCCTGCCGCTCCATTGCTAGAAAGCGACCAGTTGAGAGGGTCATTCCATTCACCGCCAGCTTTACCCACCCAGTAATACGTGGTAAAGTCGAGATCCAAGCTACTAGTTGAAACAATGAGGGAAAAGTTTTGAGGCTCTTCCAAAGTGTTTTTGTGTGTGATTTGGATAGTATATGTTCCTGGTACAGGATCAAGTATTTCTATTTTTTCAACATTATCTCTAAAGTTATCACCTGTGGTAGCGGCTTGATCTACCCGAGAAGGATCGAGGATCCAAGGGGAAAAAGTATTTCCCAACGGATCGGTGATTCTCATGTCAAGGTCGTTTACTAGCATGAGGTCGGCAGGGTCGAGTTGTGGTGCTACTGGTGAGCCAGGCTGGTCTGTCCAGCAAATAGTGGCAACTACAGGCTGAACTCCATTCGATTGTACAGAAATAAATTGCGTTTGCTGATCGCGAATAGTCAGTTCTCTTATCAGGTTGTTCGAATTGTCTTCTTGCTGGATAAGCGCAGCTGCTTTATCGGTGCTGAGTAAGCCCCAGCCGTGTTGGTAATCTGGTCCTAGTTCAGGTCCAGCCTCGTTAGCCGTATGGATAACCAAGCCTTTGAGCGTAGCCGAAAGCATGTACTCACTAGCATGGGTTTCTGAATAAAGCTGTTGCAAAAGAGTGAGCGAGCCTGTGGTGGTAGGGGTGGCCATAGATGTACCAGAAAGTGTATCATATGCTGAGGGAGAGCTAGCCAAGGAAGAATAAACTGCCACACCATCGGCAACTATATCTGGTTTTATACGGCCATCATCCGCAGGTCCCCAGCTACTGAACTTGCTCATTATGATGTCTTCGGGTTTTGAGTACCCATTCTCAATGGCTTCCACTGCACCTACTGTCAATACGTTTTTGGCAATTCCTTGTGGACCTATACAATCGTAAGGACCATCTGGTGGGCGAGAGCCATCCCCAACATCTGTTCGGTCGTTACCGGCAGCTTGTACCATGAGGTAATAAGGCGCATTGGTGGTAAATTCATCCCAAAGGCGGCTTTTTTCATTGTAAAAACCAAACAAGTAATCTTCTGAACTCGAGATGCTAGGTTCTCCGAGCCAAGTCCAGCCTGTACCTGCTGAATTCACTGTCCAGCCCAGTACCCTTCCATAGGAATGGTTTGAAAGCAGCAGCAGGCCTTGCGAAAGTTCGTTGGAGATTTCAGCGTCGTCGTTAGCAAAATCATACACAAACGCATTTGCTTCATAGGCCATCCCTCTAGCTTGAGGGTCAACACCTCCTGCTATAATAGTTCCTGTTACATGGGTGGAATGATCTGAGCTTAGGCCTAAAGGATCATCAGTGATTGAGCCTCTGGTTTCCGCTCTTCCTTGGAATTCTTGGTGGGTTTCGAGGAAATTGCCTCCGTCCCAAACGCCTACCAACATTCCTTTTCCAGTGATATCTAAGCCTAAGCCTTCTCCCAAGCTCAATCTTTGAGAGCCTGAAGTGATGGCTGCTTTTTCATTGAAAAGAGTATAGTAAATAGGCTGTCCAAATTGGGTGATGCCTACAATTTCGAAAACTTCCCCACTGGCTGTGGCACCTCTAATGGGAAGGTTTTTCTCCAAGGCTAGCTTCTCGGCTTCTGCTTTTCTTTTCCAAAAGGTCTCGGAAAGTTCGGCAGACCTCGTTTTGAGGTACTGCGTATTGGTCACGTCTTGCCAAGCTTGCGCCGAAACTTGGAAGCTGCTTAAAATGACCATTGCTGTTATAATTATTGCTATTCTCATAGACTAAAATCGTTGATAATGTATAGTTTAAGCTGGGACGAAGCTTGTTGTTTTATAAGGATAAATGCTATTCAACTTTTACTTTGTAGGTGTACCTGGCAAAGCCGCTTTGGTCTTGGTCGATACCAATATTGGTACTAAGGCTAAGGTTGGTCTTAAAACCAAATACTAAAGTAGTAGGGGTAAGTTCAACTAGATCATAAGGGTCTAACCCTCCAAGTGACAAGGTTGAGTTTGCTACATTGATACCCCAGTCAATACTTATCGGTTCAGGTTCTGCCGTAGGATCGCAGTTGTCTAAAATCTCTAATATTTTACCTTTTCGGTAAAAGGTGAACTTACCAGAAAATACACAGCCAGGGTCGAAAGTTTCCGTTCTAATAGACTCGTCATCGAATATGAATTCAAACTTTTCAAACCTCCAAGATTTTTGAGTCTCTCCAGTGAGCATCTTCGAGTAAGTGGAAGGAATGGGGTCAAGGTCTTCGCTACAGCCTGCTAGGCTCAAGAGAGCTAATCCTAGCCCTAAGGTCTTCATTTTTCCTATAAGGGATTTCTTTGTAAAAAAACGTTTCATATCTATTGCAACATTTTGTGTCGGTATCGTTTATATTTTCCGTTCGGCGTTTCTTAAGTTTTTAAGCTTAGCCTTTCTATTAATTCTTTTTTGAAGCGGTGAAGTTCCTTGTTACGTTACCTCGTACATCCATGGTATAGGTAAATACGATGCGGCCGCCTTCTTCGTCGAACGAGCCTGAAGCTTCTGTTCTTGTGCTTGTATTAAGGGACAACCCTTGCACGATTTGTTCGGGAAGGCTGAACCCTCTTTGGCAAAGGTCGAGATTGGCAAAAACTTCTGCATCGGCAACTCCACCCAAGCCTTTGATGATCAATTGGTTGTTTGAGTCAAAGTTTGGGGCAATGGTGATATCATACTCTTCTTCGAAAGCACCCTCCTCTACACCAATGGTTTCGGTTACTGCCCAAGTTCCCTCCAACAAGCGAAGATCTACCAAGCAGTCGTCATCGGAAATGGTGTAGCTGGTTGATCTTCCAATTATTCCGCCGCCACTTCTGCCTATTTCCAAGCCATTGTTTACCCCGTTTATGGTAAAAACAATCTCTCTATCTCCATCAGTTTTGCGGTTGTTGATAGGGACAAATTGGATGATTGCTTCACTTTCTCCAGCTGGGATTACTATTTTTTTGTCAGTAGCATTCAGCAACCTATAATCTACATTTTCCACAGCATCGCCAAAGAGGTCAAAGGAAACTTCTGTATCGGCATTGAGCAGTGGGCTGGCGATATGCACCTTTACTTCTATACTTTCATTGCGGTTGAGGGTAGTAGGGTAGTTGTTGTTTTCAACTACTGCTCCGCTCAGCTCGGTAAACCTCACATGGTAAGGACCTTCGAACAAAATCCTCTCAGAATCTTCGCAACCACTTGCCAAGGCTAGGAAGAATAGAATAAGGCCAAGTTTTAATACTGATGTAGCTCTATTGTTCATATAAATAATGCTCTCTATATTTTATAATTTTCTGAAAGTCAGTTTTTGTAGATTTAGTACCCAGGGTTTTGAGAACCAGCTAAGCCAGGGTTGTTTTGGATTTCCCTGAGTGGCACTGGCCACAGCAAGTTTTTATCCGACCAGTTTGGGGTAAAAGCTCTCATTACTTCGTTTACCCTTCCCGTTCTTTTAAGATCGTACCAGCGATGACCTTCAAAGCCCAATTCTACTTGTCTTTCCCTTTCAATTTCCAGTAACAAAAGATTTTTGGTATTGGTGTCTGTTGGGTCTACACCGCTCCTTTGCCTAATGATATTTAGGTCGGACCTGGCTGAGTTCAAGTTATTCTTCTGTGCACGGGCTTCAGCTCTTATTAGGTACATTTCTGCAAGGCGGAACACAGGTACATTGTCGAAAGGTCCGTAGCGGGAAACAGTCCAGCCATTATCGCTGCCTTTAATAAGGTTGGGGTCGAAGGTGAGAACAGCTTCTCTGTCGCCTCCGCTCGACTGGAAAGTTGTCACAATATCGTTGGTCGGGATAATTTCCCTACGAGTAGAAAACAAGTTGTTCAACCCGTAATTGGTAGAAGTACCCGGGTTGTCGTTCGCCGAATAGACAATTTCTAAAATAGACTCGCGACTAAAATCGGTAAGCACATCGCCAAAGTTTGCTTCTAACTCATAGTCTGTTGTTCCCACGCCATCTATAACATCCGTGGCAAATTCGTCTGCCTTGTCCCAGTTTTCTTGGTAGAGATAGAACCTTGCCAAAGCTGCTTTTACCGCACCGTTGGTAAGGTCGCCGCTGTTGAACGATTCTTCGGGAACTTTGTCGAGGGCAAAAAGTAAATCTGCTTCTATTTGTGCAATTACCTCCGCTTTAGGTGAGCGGGGAATATCTCTGTTTGCAGTGATGTCTGTAGAAAGTACCAAAGGCATGTCTCCAAAGGTGTTTACCCCTACAAAATATCCGTACCCTCTGAAAAAGCGTGCATAAGCCAAGAACAATTCTTTTTGAGAATCCACCAAGTTATCCATCTCGGGAACACCTTCTAACAAAAAGTTGACGGTGTAGAGCATGGAATAAATTGTTCCCCACATCGCATTGGCCGAGCCATTGGATGCGGACATATCTTTGGTGCCAACCTCGATGTATTGGGTGAATGTGCCGTTGTGGGTAAGATGGTCGGCCGTCATGTCAGCAGCTATAATCTGAACTGCTTGCAAATTTGCCAAGCCCCTGTAAAGAGAAGTAATAACCGTGCGGACAGACCCTGCATCCGTCAAAACCAAATCGTTGGTGATTCGGTCGTTGGGCTGAGGTTCTAGTACTTCTTGGCAAGAAGCGATAAGCAAAACGCCGGCAAAAAATAAGTTGATAGAAAGTTTCTTCATCTATATGTAGTATTGAATATCCTTAGAAAAATTCATTCTTAAAATCCAATGTTTAAGCCAACTAACATCGTTCGTACTTGTGGGAATGTGTAAAAGTCCATTCCTTGGGAAACGGTAGAACCATCATTGGTATTTACTTCGGGGTCGGCCCCGCTATAGTTGGTAAGTGTGTAGAGGTTCGTGCCTGAAACATAGATCCTCGCACTCGATAATTTGATCTTGTTGAGCATTACATCTGGGATATTATAGCCCAATGAAACGTTTTTGAGCCTCAAGTAGGAGCCATCTTCTACAAACCTGCTACTAAAGCGGTTATTGAAGGTATTGCCCAATTCGTACCTTGGCACATCGGTGATGTCACCTGGTTTTCTCCATCGTTGCAGCGCTTTGGTTATTTGATTCTCGTCTACATTTTCCCCAGAGTTGAGCAAGCCGGTATTGGCAAAGTTGATCATCTCGTTTCCGTAAGAAAACTGGAAGAAAATAGCGAGGTCAAAGTTTTTGTAATACATATTGGAAGTAAATCCACCTGTTAGGTCGGGCTGTGCGTTACCAATTATCACTCCATCGTCGGCGGTGAGCTGCCCATCATTGTTTATGTCATCGTAAATAGCATCGCCCGTTCCAGGATCGACCCCTAAGAACCTGAGTCCCCAAAATGTACCAAGTGGCGAGCCTGGGGTGATGATGTGGGTGCTATTGGTAAAGGTTTGATAGCCTGCATACTGAGGTTCATCGGTTGCTAGTTCTACCACCTCGTTTCTGTTGCCAGAAAGGTTCATGCCAGCATTCCATTTGAAGTTTTTGTCTATAATTACTCCGTTCAGGTTGAGTTCTAAGCCTTTGTTTACAATCTCTCCAAGGTTACCCTGTACCGAGCCAAATCCTGTGGTGAATGGCAAGGTTTCGGAAAGAAGGAGGTCGCCGGTTACGTTGTAGTAAGCATCTAAGTTGATTTCTAATCGATTGTCAAAAAAGCCAAGATCCAAACCTACGTTTCCTTCCAATGTCTGTTCCCATTGCAAAAGTGGGTTGGCCAAGTTAACAGGAGCAATGGCCGGAACGCCGTTGTAAGCAGTACCTGCCGCCCAAGATTCTAAGAACAAGAAATTGCCGATGCTTTGGTTACCCGTTACTCCCGCACTTGCTCTTAGCTTCAGTTCACTTATTTTTTCAATATTTTCCATGAAGCTTTCTTGGGCTATTCTCCATCCGAGCGAGGCGGCTGGGAAAAACCCGAAGCGCTTGTCTTCACCAAAACGAGAAGATCCATCGTACCGGGCATTCAGTTTTACTAAATATTTTTCTTCGTAGTCGTAATTAACTTCTGCAAAGGCTGAGAGCAAACCGCTTTCTACTAAGTAAGAGGAGCCATCGAAAACTAAACCTGCAGACTGGAGGTAGGTAAACTGATCATTGGGAAATAAAATACCAGAAGCGCTTCCGCCCCTGCTAGTTGATTTTAACACCTCGCCGCCAAGCAATATGCCTATTCGGTGTTTATCGCTTATCTGCTTGTTGTAAGTGAGCAAAGTGGTATT
It encodes:
- a CDS encoding RagB/SusD family nutrient uptake outer membrane protein, coding for MKKLSINLFFAGVLLIASCQEVLEPQPNDRITNDLVLTDAGSVRTVITSLYRGLANLQAVQIIAADMTADHLTHNGTFTQYIEVGTKDMSASNGSANAMWGTIYSMLYTVNFLLEGVPEMDNLVDSQKELFLAYARFFRGYGYFVGVNTFGDMPLVLSTDITANRDIPRSPKAEVIAQIEADLLFALDKVPEESFNSGDLTNGAVKAALARFYLYQENWDKADEFATDVIDGVGTTDYELEANFGDVLTDFSRESILEIVYSANDNPGTSTNYGLNNLFSTRREIIPTNDIVTTFQSSGGDREAVLTFDPNLIKGSDNGWTVSRYGPFDNVPVFRLAEMYLIRAEARAQKNNLNSARSDLNIIRQRSGVDPTDTNTKNLLLLEIERERQVELGFEGHRWYDLKRTGRVNEVMRAFTPNWSDKNLLWPVPLREIQNNPGLAGSQNPGY